Below is a genomic region from Myxococcus fulvus.
CCCCATCGCATGTGGGGCGTACACCCCCTCGTTTCCCTTGTTGACGTAGGGAAATCCAGGGGTTACGAACGCTCCCTCACTGGACGGCGGCCCTTCACGGGGTCCCTCCGCGAACCTCCCAGAGCCCATGGCTGACGACACCACCGACAAGCCGGCCCCGCCCTCCCCGCCTCCTCCTCCGGACGGCGCTGGAGAGCTCATTCCCGTGAACATCGAAGACGAGATGCGCCGCTCGTATCTCGACTACTCGATGTCCGTCATCATCGGCCGCGCGCTGCCTGACGTGCGCGACGGCCTCAAGCCCGTGCATCGCCGCGTGCTGTTCGCGATGAACGACCTGGCGAACTACCACAACCGCCCCTACAAGAAGAGCGCGCGCGTGGTGGGTGACGTCATCGGTAAGTACCACCCGCACGGCGACTCCTCCGTGTACGACGCCATGGTGCGCCTCGCGCAGCCGTGGAGCCTGCGCTACCTGCTGGTGGACGGTCAGGGCAACTTCGGCTCGGTGGACGGCGATATGCCCGCCGCCATGCGCTACACCGAAGCGCGCATGGACCGCCTGGCCGAGGAGCTGCTGGCGGACATCGACAAGGAGACCGTCGACTTCGGTCCCAACTACGACGACTCCCTCGAGGAGCCGCTCGTGTTGCCGGCGCGCTTCCCCAACCTGCTCGTCAACGGCAGCAGCGGCATCGCGGTGGGCATGACCACCAACATCCCGCCGCACAACATGACGGAGGTCATCAACGGGACGCTGCACCTCATCGAGAACCCCACGTGCACCGTGCGGGACTTGATGGAGTTCATCACCGGCCCGGACTTCCCCACCGGCGCGTTCATCACCGGCCGCGAGGGCATCCACCGCGCCTACGAGACGGGCCGCGGGCAGATTACCGTGCGCGCCCGGTCGGACATCGAGACGTCGAAGAAGGGTGACCGCGAGGCCATCATCTTCACGGAGATTCCGTACCAGGTGAACAAGGCGCGGCTCATCGAGAAGATCGCCGAGCTGGTGCGCGAGAAGAAGCTGGAGGGCATCAGCGACATCCGTGACGAGAGCGACCGTCAGGGCATGCGCATCGTCATCGAGCTCAAGCGCGACGCGATTTCGCAGGTGGTGCTCAACAACCTGTACCAGTCCACGGCGCTGGAGACGACGTTCGGCGCGGTGATGCTGGCCATCGACGGCGGCCAGCCGCGCACGCTGAACCTGAAGGAGTTGCTGGACCGCTTCATCGCCCACCGCCGCGACGTGGTGACGCGCCGCACGCGCTACGAGCTGCGCAAGGCGCTGGCGCGCATGCACATCGTGGAAGGTCTGCTCGTCGCGCAGGACCTCATCGACCTGGTGGTCAGCCTCATCCGCGCGTCCAGGGACCCGGACGAGGCGCGCTGGGGCCTGATGAACATCCTGTCGCCCACGCTGTACGAGCACGAGCGCTTCGCGAACCTGCAGCGCATCGACTACGACAAGGCGAAGGCGCAGATGGAGCTGCTCGTCTCGCGCGCTCGCAACGAAGAGCCTCAGTACAAGGGCCTCGCGCACAAGTACGAGGGCGCGGGCTTCAGCCAGGAGCAGGCGCAGAACATCCTCGAGATGCGCCTGCAGCGCCTCACCGGCCTGCAGCGCGAGGAGCTGTTCCGCGAGCTCATCGGCCTGGTGCGCGACGTGGCGCGCCTGCAGGACATCCTCGCCAACGAGAAGAGCCTGCTCAACGTCATCAAGACGGAGCTGATGGAGATTCGCGAGCGCTACGGCGACAAGCGCCGCACCGAAATCATCGGCGCCGTGGACGACATCACCAGCGAGGACCTCATCGCCGAGGAGACGATGGTGGTCACGCTGTCGCACACCGGCTACGTCAAGCGCTCGCCGCTGTCGGAGTACCGGGCGCAGAAGCGCGGTGGGCGCGGCAAGACGGGCGCGGCGACGAAGGAAGACGACTTCGTCAGCAAGCTCTTCGTGGCGAGCACCCACGCGTACCTGATGCCGATTACGACCAAGGGCAAGCTGTACTCGCTCAAGGTGCACCAGATTCCGGCCGCCAGCCGCACGTCGCGTGGCAAGGCGATGGTGAATCTGGTCCAGTTCGGCGAGGGCGAGAAGCTGGCCCAGGTGCTGGTGACGCGGGACTTCCCGGAGAGCCGCTACGTCTTCTTCGTCACGAAGAAGGGCGTGGTGAAGCGCACCGACCTGAGCGCGTTCGAGAACGTCCGCTCCAGCGGCATCATCGCGCTGGGCATCGACGACGGGGATGAGCTGGTGGCGGTGATGATCACCGACGGCTCGAAGGACATCCTCCTGTCGACGGCGACGGGCATGAGCATCCGCTTCCCGGAGTCGGAGGTCCGCTCCATGGGTCGTCAGGCCTTCGGCGTGAAGGGAATCACGCTGGAGGAGGGCGACGAGGTGGTGGGCGCCGTGGTGGTGGAGAACGAGTCCGCCATCCTCACGGTGACGGAGAACGGCTACGGCAAGCGCACCGAGGAGGCCGAGTACCGGCAGCAGGGCCGCGGCGGCAAGGGCATCATCGACATCAAGACCACCGAGCGGAACGGCAAGGTGGTGAGCGTGGTGCAGGTGAAGGAGTCGGACGAGGTGATGCTCGTCACCAACGGCGGGATGCTCATCCGCATGAAGGTGAAGGAGATCTCCGTCATCGGCCGCAACACGCAGGGCGTGCGCCTGATTGCGCTGGAGAACGACCAGGAGAAGGTGATGGCCCTCTCCAAGCTCCCCGAGGGTGAGGAGTCCGAGGAGGAGACGGAGACGGCGACGCCCGCTGAGGCCGGCGCTCCGGAGGGTGCTGCCGCGGAGGCCGTGGCCACCGAGGTCGAGGCCGCTCCCGCCGAGGAGGCTCCGGCCTCCTCCGAGACGCCGGCCGAGGACGGTGGCTCCGAGGAGCCGCAGGCCTGAGCCGGACGATGATTTGAAGCACCGAGGCCCCTCTTCCCTGTGTGTGGAAGAGGGGCTTTGTCTTGTCTCGGGATGGCCGGGAACGGTCGTCAGGGCAGCCCGAGCAGCGTCAGCGTCGTCACGCCGGACATGCCTGGGATGCCACGGGACGAGAAGCACTCGAACAGGTCGACGTCGACGTACGTCAGGGTGCGGACCGCGGTGGCGCCCTGGAACTTCCCGGACTCCACCGTGCCGGTGTAGGTGATGGCGATGGTGGTGTTGCTGAGCTGGAGGGAGGCGCGCGTCTGGAACAGCGTGGACGTCTCGCCCGTGTTCCACTTCACCTCCGCGCGGGTCGAGCCGAGCTCCAGCAGGTCCCGACACGAGTAGGCGGGCCGCTGGACGTCGATGAGGAGCTCTCCGGACGTCACCTCCGGGTCGGACGGCGAGACGCAGTTCGTGAACGACGACGTCCCGGTGATGCGCGTGTCGCGAGGGAAGACCGACAGCGGTGGCGAGTATTGATTCGCGGTCGCTCCCAATGGACAGGCCACCAGTGACAGCCGCTGCTCGGAGGAGCCCGGGTCCTCGGACGCTGGGGCGGGTGAGGGTGACTCCGGCCCCCCGCAAGCGGTGAGCGAGGTGGCGAGGCCGAGCATCGCGAAGACATGGAAAGGGTGTTGGTTCATGACGGACTCCTGGGTGGGTGGGGTGGGGAAGGACTACGTCCTCGCTAGCGCAGGCTGAGCACCTTGAGCGTCGTCGGGCCGCTCAGCCGGGGCAGGCCCGCCGGCGAGCTGCAGGCAACGAGGTCGGTGTTGAGATAGGTGGTGGTGCGGAGGACGGTGGCACCCTGGAACTTGCCCGACTCCACGCTCCCGAATTGCGTGAGCAGGACGAGGTTGCCGTTGAGCTGTGTGGCCACTCGCGTCTGGACGACGGTGGAGGTTTCCCCCGTGTTCCAGCGGATGAGCAACCGCGAGGCCCCGAACTCGAGCAGGTTGGTGCAGGAGTAGCCCGGCCGGACGATGTCGATGGGCGCCTCGGCGGAGGTCACGGTGGGGCCGACCAGGGACACGCAGTTCGACAGGGTGGCCAGGCCCGTGACCTTCACCGTCTGGGGCGTGTTCTTGAGGGGCGGCGCGTAGTTCGTGATGGAGGAACCGAGGGGGCAGGTCACCGCCGCCAGCAACTGCTGCTCCGCCTGCTCGGTGGAGTCGGGGAGCACGGGTTCCGAAAGCTCCTCCCCGCATCCCGGCAGGATGCCGCCCAGGAGACAAGACCACAGCAGGAAGACTGGGGACCCTCGACGCATGATGGACCTCCACGGCTTGAAGAGGTCGCTGGGATAGGGATGCCCCTTCGTCCAGGGCCACGTGGGACCCATGCGCACCGTTCTCACGCGGGTGCGGGCGTTGGACCTTCGTACGAAGCGCGAGGGTGCTTTGTCGGGCTCAGCGCAGGACGTCTGGGAGCTTCGAGACATCCACGTGCGGGACACCGACCTGTGTCACCGCCTGCGCGCCGAACCAGTTCGCCAGCTCCGCGCACTTCGACAGCGACTGGCCCCGCAGCAGGCCCAGCGTGAAGCCCGCCAGGAAACAGTCGCCCGCGCCCGTCGGGTCCACCTCCTCGACGGGGCTGCTGGGAAGCTCGAGCGAGGCTTTCGCCGTGAGCAGGGTGCACCCGTGCCTGCCCCGGGTGATGACCACACACGTCCTCGCGCGCACGGCGTCGAGGTCCAGCGCGCGCGCCTCCTCCTCGCTGGCCTTGAGCACGTGCAGGTGCCCCATCAGCGCCGCGAAGGGCGTGTCCTCCAGCCGCTGATTGCGCACGCGTCCCCCGTCATCCAACACGCGCAAGAGGCACTGCGCATCGGCGAGGACGTGCCTGGCGTGCTGGGACATCCGGAGGAGCGTCTCGGGCGTCACCTCGCCCATCACCCCGCACGCGAGCGCCACCCGGGCATCGAGGCGGATGTCCTCGGGCGGGATGCTCGCCGAGCGCGCGTCCACGCGGAGCACACGCTCCTCCTGACTGAAGTCCGCGAGGAACCGCGTGGTGCGCGTGCCCGGGACGATGCGCGGTGGATACCGGACGCGGTCCGCGTAGGCGAAGTCCTCGCCTGCCACCGACACCACCACGTGGTCCACCCCGGCGGCGTCGAACACCGAGGAGATGTACGCCGCCGAGCCCCCGAGCGTATGCACCTCTCCGCCCCCGGCCGAGGGCAGCACGTCATGGCAGTAGTTGCCCACCACCAGCACGTCGCACGAGGAGCGTCCCGACACGGGCGTCTACTTGCGCGTGAAGGTCGCGGGCACGGGCGCGCCGGCGGCCTTCTCGTCCGTCCAGGAGATGTGCAGCACCCACCAGCGCTGGCCGTCGAAGATGAGCTGGATGTTGTTGACGCCCTTGGTGAGCACCGCGCCCTCCGGCGCCTCGCGGGCCTCGTATGCGCTCAGCACATTGACCAGGTCGCCATAGCCATACACCTGGCGGTGCGTCTCCTTCTCGAAGAAGCCGTGCGTCTTGAAGAACGTCTCGCCCCAGGTCACGTAGTCCTCCGGGGTGATGGGGGATACACCCGGGAGCCCGCCGGGCTTCGCGCGGTTGACGGACGCCATCTGCGCGCCCGGATAGAACAGCGAGCGGAAGCGCTGCCAGTCACGCGCCTTGCCCGCCGGTCCGCTGATGACATCATAGAGCGCGGCCAGCAGCGCCTCCTGCGTCTTCACGTCCTCCGGCTTCCCCGGGGGATGTTGCTGGAGCGCCGCCTGGGTGCGCTCCGCCGCGAGCTTCATCGGGCTGGGCGCGGCGGGCGGCTTGGGCGCGACGGGGAGCGGCTTCGCGGACTGCGCGAAAGCGGAGACGGAGCTCAGCAGGACCACGACGGGGACCGCGGTGATGAGGCGGGGCATGGGATGGACCTCCAGGCGTCGAGGAAGCACCGCGCGGCAGGTTACCCCGACGTCCTGGGAATGTCTGACTCACGATTCGGGCGTGGGGTGTTCGCGCTCCGACACTCGACGCGCGGCGCAATAGCCCTGGCTCCGGGTGGCACGGTGAGGGCCCGTCCGTTAGGGTGCCCCGCCATGATGCGTCGACTCCTATTGACCCTGTTGTTGTCCGTGTCCTCCACCGCGATGGCGGCGGAGACGCTCACCGTCTACTCCGGCCGCAACGAGAAGCTCGTGGGGCCGCTCCTCAAGAAGTTCACGGAGAAGACCGGCATCGAGGTGAAGGTGCGCTACGGCGAGACGCCGCAACTGGCCGCCACGCTGCTGGAGGAAGGCGACAAGACGCCCGCGGACGTGTTCTTCGCGCAGGACGCGGGCGCGCTCGGCGCGCTGAGCAACGCGGGCCGCCTACAGGCGCTGCCGAAGGCCACGCTCGACAAGGTGGACGCGCGCTTCCGCTCGCCGACGGGCCAGTGGGTGGGCGTCAGCGGCCGCGCGCGCGTGGTGGCGTACAACACCAAGAAGGTGAAGGCGGCGGACCTGCCCGACAGCATCCTGGGTTACACGGATGCGAAGTGGAAGGGTCGGCTCGGCTGGGCGCCCACCAACGCGTCCTTCCAGTCCTTCGTCACCGCGCTGCGGCTGCTCAAGGGCGAGGACGCGGCGAAGCAGTGGCTCCAGGGCATCCAGGCCAACGGCGCGCGCGTCTACAAGAACAACGCCGCCATCGTCGAGGCGCTGGGCCGCGGTGAAATCGACGCGGGCTTCGTCAACCACTACTACCTGTACGCCGCGAAGAAGAACAACGCGGAGCTGCCGGTGGCCAACGACTTCTCCGCGCCGGGCGACCCGGGCGCGCTGGTGAACGTGGCGGGCGTGGCCATCCTGAAGGACTCGAAGAAGCAGGACGCGGCGCGCAAGTTCTCCGCGTGGATGCTGGAGAACGACGCGCAGACGTACTTCTCCCAGGAGACGCACGAGTACCCGCTGGTGGCCGGCGTGAAGACGGCGCAGGACCTGCCGACGCTGTCCAAGGTCGGCTCGCCGGACCTGGACCTGTCGAAGCTGGATGACCTGCGCGGCACGGTGAAGCTGCTGCAGGACACCGGCGTCCTCTAGAAAGAGCGGGCTTCGTGACACGGCGGGCTCCGCGGTGGTTGTTGATATCGGGCGTGCTGGTGGCGGCGCTCGCGGTGCTGCCCGCCGTGTACCTGGGGGTTCGCGCGGCGGAG
It encodes:
- the gyrA gene encoding DNA gyrase subunit A; its protein translation is MADDTTDKPAPPSPPPPPDGAGELIPVNIEDEMRRSYLDYSMSVIIGRALPDVRDGLKPVHRRVLFAMNDLANYHNRPYKKSARVVGDVIGKYHPHGDSSVYDAMVRLAQPWSLRYLLVDGQGNFGSVDGDMPAAMRYTEARMDRLAEELLADIDKETVDFGPNYDDSLEEPLVLPARFPNLLVNGSSGIAVGMTTNIPPHNMTEVINGTLHLIENPTCTVRDLMEFITGPDFPTGAFITGREGIHRAYETGRGQITVRARSDIETSKKGDREAIIFTEIPYQVNKARLIEKIAELVREKKLEGISDIRDESDRQGMRIVIELKRDAISQVVLNNLYQSTALETTFGAVMLAIDGGQPRTLNLKELLDRFIAHRRDVVTRRTRYELRKALARMHIVEGLLVAQDLIDLVVSLIRASRDPDEARWGLMNILSPTLYEHERFANLQRIDYDKAKAQMELLVSRARNEEPQYKGLAHKYEGAGFSQEQAQNILEMRLQRLTGLQREELFRELIGLVRDVARLQDILANEKSLLNVIKTELMEIRERYGDKRRTEIIGAVDDITSEDLIAEETMVVTLSHTGYVKRSPLSEYRAQKRGGRGKTGAATKEDDFVSKLFVASTHAYLMPITTKGKLYSLKVHQIPAASRTSRGKAMVNLVQFGEGEKLAQVLVTRDFPESRYVFFVTKKGVVKRTDLSAFENVRSSGIIALGIDDGDELVAVMITDGSKDILLSTATGMSIRFPESEVRSMGRQAFGVKGITLEEGDEVVGAVVVENESAILTVTENGYGKRTEEAEYRQQGRGGKGIIDIKTTERNGKVVSVVQVKESDEVMLVTNGGMLIRMKVKEISVIGRNTQGVRLIALENDQEKVMALSKLPEGEESEEETETATPAEAGAPEGAAAEAVATEVEAAPAEEAPASSETPAEDGGSEEPQA
- a CDS encoding iron ABC transporter substrate-binding protein yields the protein MMRRLLLTLLLSVSSTAMAAETLTVYSGRNEKLVGPLLKKFTEKTGIEVKVRYGETPQLAATLLEEGDKTPADVFFAQDAGALGALSNAGRLQALPKATLDKVDARFRSPTGQWVGVSGRARVVAYNTKKVKAADLPDSILGYTDAKWKGRLGWAPTNASFQSFVTALRLLKGEDAAKQWLQGIQANGARVYKNNAAIVEALGRGEIDAGFVNHYYLYAAKKNNAELPVANDFSAPGDPGALVNVAGVAILKDSKKQDAARKFSAWMLENDAQTYFSQETHEYPLVAGVKTAQDLPTLSKVGSPDLDLSKLDDLRGTVKLLQDTGVL
- a CDS encoding PfkB family carbohydrate kinase — its product is MSGRSSCDVLVVGNYCHDVLPSAGGGEVHTLGGSAAYISSVFDAAGVDHVVVSVAGEDFAYADRVRYPPRIVPGTRTTRFLADFSQEERVLRVDARSASIPPEDIRLDARVALACGVMGEVTPETLLRMSQHARHVLADAQCLLRVLDDGGRVRNQRLEDTPFAALMGHLHVLKASEEEARALDLDAVRARTCVVITRGRHGCTLLTAKASLELPSSPVEEVDPTGAGDCFLAGFTLGLLRGQSLSKCAELANWFGAQAVTQVGVPHVDVSKLPDVLR